TGGCAAGACCCGCCCGTTCCTCAAGGATGCGTGCCTTTTCCGCCGCAGCCTCTGCTGCTGCCCGTGCTTCAGCCGCTTCCAGAGCCAGCTTTTCCTGCTCCTCGCGGCGGTTGATCTGCATCACCTGCAGCGGTTTCGTCGCTGCCGGCTTGGGTGCCTTGGGGCGGTTGGGCTGCGGACTGCCGGCTGCGGGCATGGACCATTGGGCTTGTCGATCGCCCATTTTGACAGGCTGGGCTGGGATCAGCAGCTCCTTGCCTGTTCAACTCCATGGATCAGCTTCGCAAGCGATTTGATCAGCTGACCTGGCCCGAGGCCAGCAAAGCCGCCTCTCGGCCTGGTGCAACGGTGATTTGGCCGTTTGGAGCCTTTGAGCAACACGGTCCTCAGCTGCCCCTGTCGACGGACGCTGTTTTTGCCGACGGCATCCTCGATTTGGTCCTGTCTGGGCTTGATCCAGCTCTGCCGATTTGGCGACTGCCGTGTCAGGCCATCGGCTTTTCGCCTGAGCACCAGAACTTCCCCGGAACCCTCAGCCTTTCGGCTTCTCTGCTTCTGGAGCTCGTCGAACAGGTGGGCTCGCAGTTGGCGGCGATGGGGGTGCAGCGCCTTGTTCTGTTCAACGCCCATGGCGGCCAGATCGGTTTGCTTCAGGTAGCGGCCCGTCAGCTGCGCGCTCGCTGCCCGTCGCTGGCCGTTCTGCCTTGCTTCCTCTGGAGTGGGGTTGAAGGGTTGGCTGACCTGCTGTCCGATCAGGAGTTGCTCCACGGTCTCCATGCCGGCCAAGCCGAAACCAGCTTGATGCTGAAGATGGCCCCAGAACTGGTTGGATCGGCCCGCCCCGTGGATGGACGTCCAATACCGGGTTCAGATCAGGAACCGCCGGAGGGGT
This is a stretch of genomic DNA from Synechococcus sp. MU1617. It encodes these proteins:
- a CDS encoding creatininase family protein, producing the protein MDQLRKRFDQLTWPEASKAASRPGATVIWPFGAFEQHGPQLPLSTDAVFADGILDLVLSGLDPALPIWRLPCQAIGFSPEHQNFPGTLSLSASLLLELVEQVGSQLAAMGVQRLVLFNAHGGQIGLLQVAARQLRARCPSLAVLPCFLWSGVEGLADLLSDQELLHGLHAGQAETSLMLKMAPELVGSARPVDGRPIPGSDQEPPEGWSLEGAAPCAWLTDDLSATGVIGDASQASVDLGNRLEGRLVNHWQARFQALLASHWPPTQSLLP